A single region of the Cucumis melo cultivar AY chromosome 3, USDA_Cmelo_AY_1.0, whole genome shotgun sequence genome encodes:
- the LOC103485485 gene encoding ATPase family AAA domain-containing protein FIGL1 isoform X3, with product MAGKEEFLSKQTSMLSSLRSSSPSKQQIGDSQPEEDICWRKQVDQNLKRLQSLLFGADCALEKADYSAAQLLGLRLLGFLDSHTHTDVDQAFIHPIRREAVEKIHVARRSLMPESDRQVFEQAKTAPGCVFSMSKDVDFSKITQSKYFQALQHSNGRIINELDQLARVDKLSTKALEITAEAKDPSLYDHKKTQGVSFTKPEEEGRAHRNMFSSPTRHVRMEITSPKVDNTNSPSGTEDANADFSGNAFVTARTKLEMDAKQKRGLAGSPNTSVSPQCNDNVSYKGYGMRSYGSSRRGVRGNFVPPVRSTGGTAGNMVNSRIGGKGEDTLDDSTKRCLDMLCGPDDELPEKLRNLEPRLIEHVSNEIMDRDPNVRWDDIAGLEHAKKCVTEMVIWPLLRPDIFKGCRSPGRGLLLFGPPGTGKTMIGKAIAGEAKATFFYISASSLTSKWIGEGEKLVRALFGVASCRQPAVIFVDEIDSLLSQRKSEGEHESSRRLKTQFLIEMEGFDNGSEQILLIGATNRPQELDEAARRRLTKRLYIPLPSSEARAWIVRNLLEKDGLFKLSKDEIDTICTLTEGYSGSDMKNLVKDASMGPLREALQQGTDITLLKKEDMRPVNLKDFESAMQEVRPSVSLSELGTYNEWNKQFGSLSL from the exons ATGGCGGGAAAAGAGGAGTTCTTGTCCAAGCAGACCTCAATGCTCTCATCTTTGCGTTCCTCTTCTCCATCCAAACAACAAATCGGTGATTCCCAACCGGAGGAGGACATATGCTGGAGAAAGCAAGTGGACCAGAATCTGAAGAGGCTTCAATCGCTTCTCTTCGGTGCCGATTGTGCCCTCGAGAAAGCCGATTACTCTGCTGCTCAACTTCTCGGTCTCCGTCTTCTTGGATTTCTCGACTCTCATACTCATACCGACGTTGATCAAGCTTTTATTCATCCTATTAGGCGCGAGGCTGTTGAGAAAATTCATGTCGCTCGCCGGTCTCTCATGCCGGAATCCGATCG ACAAGTGTTCGAACAAGCAAAGACCGCCCCAGGATGTGTATTTAGCATGAGCAAGGATGTGGATTTTAGCAAGATTACGCAGTCAAAGTACTTTCAGGCACTTCAACACTCTAATGGAAGGATTATAAATGAATTG GATCAGCTGGCGAGAGTGGACAAGTTGAGTACCAAGGCACTGGAAATCACTGCAGAAGCTAAG GATCCTTCATTATATGATCATAAAAAAACTCAAGGTGTATCTTTCACAAAACCTGAGGAGGAAGGGCGGGCTCACAGAAACATGTTTTCGTCACCGACAAGGCATGTTCGGATGGAAATAACCAGCCCTAAGGTAGACAATACCAACTCACCTTCGGGTACTGAAGATGCTAATGCTGACTTCTCTGGGAATGCATTTGTCACAGCAAGAACAAAACTG GAAATGGATGCAAAGCAAAAACGAGGACTTGCGGGATCACCAAATACTTCAGTCTCCCCTCAATGCAATGATAATGTTTCATATAAAGGATATGGGATGCGATCATATGGTTCTTCACGCCGTGGAGTGCGTGGTAATTTTGTCCCTCCTGTTAGGTCTACTGGGGGCACTGCTGGAAACATGGTAAATTCACGAATTGGTGGAAAAGGTGAAGATACTTTGGATGACTCAACAAAGAGATG TTTGGACATGTTGTGCGGACCTGATGATGAGCTTCCTGAAAAATTAAGGAACTTGGAGCCTAGACTTATTGAACATGTTAGCAACGAGATTATGGACAGGGATCCTAATGTTCGGTGGGATGATATCG CTGGCCTTGAACATGCAAAAAAGTGTGTAACTGAAATGGTTATATGGCCTTTATTACGTCCTGACATTTTCAAAGGTTGTCGTTCTCCTGGAAGAGGTCTCCTTCTTTTTGGTCCACCG GGAACAGGTAAAACAATGATCGGAAAAGCAATTGCTGGAGAGGCAAAAGCAactttcttttatatatctgCCAGCTCATTAACTAGCAAGTGG ATTGGTGAGGGCGAAAAGCTAGTGAGGGCTCTCTTTGGGGTTGCCAGCTGTCGTCAGCCAGCTGTCATCTTTGTTGATGAAATTGATTCCCTTTTGTCTCAG CGAAAGTCGGAAGGTGAACATGAATCAAGTAGACGACTCAAAACACAGTTCCTTATAGAAATGGAAGGCTTTGACAATGGCAGCGAGCAGATTCTTCTCATAG GAGCAACTAATCGACCACAAGAACTTGATGAAGCTGCAAGGAGACGGCTTACCAAGCGACTTTACATTCCGCTCCCTTCTTCAG AAGCAAGAGCATGGATTGTGCGTAATCTCTTGGAGAAGGATGGACTATTTAAGCTTTCTAAAGACGAAATTGATACGATATGCACTTTGACTGAAG GTTATTCGGGTTCAGACATGAAAAACCTTGTGAAGGACGCTTCAATGGGCCCATTAAGGGAGGCTCTGCAACAAGGCACAGATATCACGTTGCTTAAAAAAGAGGATATGCGGCCTGTAAACCTTAAA GACTTTGAGAGCGCAATGCAAGAGGTGAGGCCCTCTGTTTCTTTGAGCGAACTTGGCACATATAACGAATGGAACAAGCAATTTGGGAGCTTATCACTTTGA
- the LOC103485485 gene encoding ATPase family AAA domain-containing protein FIGL1 isoform X1, protein MAGKEEFLSKQTSMLSSLRSSSPSKQQIGDSQPEEDICWRKQVDQNLKRLQSLLFGADCALEKADYSAAQLLGLRLLGFLDSHTHTDVDQAFIHPIRREAVEKIHVARRSLMPESDRQVFEQAKTAPGCVFSMSKDVDFSKITQSKYFQALQHSNGRIINELDQLARVDKLSTKALEITAEAKVTFPLYKKDHGRTSPSLYSLNSSNRFDDCIIVEKDPSLYDHKKTQGVSFTKPEEEGRAHRNMFSSPTRHVRMEITSPKVDNTNSPSGTEDANADFSGNAFVTARTKLEMDAKQKRGLAGSPNTSVSPQCNDNVSYKGYGMRSYGSSRRGVRGNFVPPVRSTGGTAGNMVNSRIGGKGEDTLDDSTKRCLDMLCGPDDELPEKLRNLEPRLIEHVSNEIMDRDPNVRWDDIAGLEHAKKCVTEMVIWPLLRPDIFKGCRSPGRGLLLFGPPGTGKTMIGKAIAGEAKATFFYISASSLTSKWIGEGEKLVRALFGVASCRQPAVIFVDEIDSLLSQRKSEGEHESSRRLKTQFLIEMEGFDNGSEQILLIGATNRPQELDEAARRRLTKRLYIPLPSSEARAWIVRNLLEKDGLFKLSKDEIDTICTLTEGYSGSDMKNLVKDASMGPLREALQQGTDITLLKKEDMRPVNLKDFESAMQEVRPSVSLSELGTYNEWNKQFGSLSL, encoded by the exons ATGGCGGGAAAAGAGGAGTTCTTGTCCAAGCAGACCTCAATGCTCTCATCTTTGCGTTCCTCTTCTCCATCCAAACAACAAATCGGTGATTCCCAACCGGAGGAGGACATATGCTGGAGAAAGCAAGTGGACCAGAATCTGAAGAGGCTTCAATCGCTTCTCTTCGGTGCCGATTGTGCCCTCGAGAAAGCCGATTACTCTGCTGCTCAACTTCTCGGTCTCCGTCTTCTTGGATTTCTCGACTCTCATACTCATACCGACGTTGATCAAGCTTTTATTCATCCTATTAGGCGCGAGGCTGTTGAGAAAATTCATGTCGCTCGCCGGTCTCTCATGCCGGAATCCGATCG ACAAGTGTTCGAACAAGCAAAGACCGCCCCAGGATGTGTATTTAGCATGAGCAAGGATGTGGATTTTAGCAAGATTACGCAGTCAAAGTACTTTCAGGCACTTCAACACTCTAATGGAAGGATTATAAATGAATTG GATCAGCTGGCGAGAGTGGACAAGTTGAGTACCAAGGCACTGGAAATCACTGCAGAAGCTAAGGTTACATTCCCCCTGTATAAAAAAGATCATGGCAGGACAAGTCCTAGTCTGTACTCTTTGAACTCAAGTAATCGCTTTGACGATTGTATTATTGTTGAAAAGGATCCTTCATTATATGATCATAAAAAAACTCAAGGTGTATCTTTCACAAAACCTGAGGAGGAAGGGCGGGCTCACAGAAACATGTTTTCGTCACCGACAAGGCATGTTCGGATGGAAATAACCAGCCCTAAGGTAGACAATACCAACTCACCTTCGGGTACTGAAGATGCTAATGCTGACTTCTCTGGGAATGCATTTGTCACAGCAAGAACAAAACTG GAAATGGATGCAAAGCAAAAACGAGGACTTGCGGGATCACCAAATACTTCAGTCTCCCCTCAATGCAATGATAATGTTTCATATAAAGGATATGGGATGCGATCATATGGTTCTTCACGCCGTGGAGTGCGTGGTAATTTTGTCCCTCCTGTTAGGTCTACTGGGGGCACTGCTGGAAACATGGTAAATTCACGAATTGGTGGAAAAGGTGAAGATACTTTGGATGACTCAACAAAGAGATG TTTGGACATGTTGTGCGGACCTGATGATGAGCTTCCTGAAAAATTAAGGAACTTGGAGCCTAGACTTATTGAACATGTTAGCAACGAGATTATGGACAGGGATCCTAATGTTCGGTGGGATGATATCG CTGGCCTTGAACATGCAAAAAAGTGTGTAACTGAAATGGTTATATGGCCTTTATTACGTCCTGACATTTTCAAAGGTTGTCGTTCTCCTGGAAGAGGTCTCCTTCTTTTTGGTCCACCG GGAACAGGTAAAACAATGATCGGAAAAGCAATTGCTGGAGAGGCAAAAGCAactttcttttatatatctgCCAGCTCATTAACTAGCAAGTGG ATTGGTGAGGGCGAAAAGCTAGTGAGGGCTCTCTTTGGGGTTGCCAGCTGTCGTCAGCCAGCTGTCATCTTTGTTGATGAAATTGATTCCCTTTTGTCTCAG CGAAAGTCGGAAGGTGAACATGAATCAAGTAGACGACTCAAAACACAGTTCCTTATAGAAATGGAAGGCTTTGACAATGGCAGCGAGCAGATTCTTCTCATAG GAGCAACTAATCGACCACAAGAACTTGATGAAGCTGCAAGGAGACGGCTTACCAAGCGACTTTACATTCCGCTCCCTTCTTCAG AAGCAAGAGCATGGATTGTGCGTAATCTCTTGGAGAAGGATGGACTATTTAAGCTTTCTAAAGACGAAATTGATACGATATGCACTTTGACTGAAG GTTATTCGGGTTCAGACATGAAAAACCTTGTGAAGGACGCTTCAATGGGCCCATTAAGGGAGGCTCTGCAACAAGGCACAGATATCACGTTGCTTAAAAAAGAGGATATGCGGCCTGTAAACCTTAAA GACTTTGAGAGCGCAATGCAAGAGGTGAGGCCCTCTGTTTCTTTGAGCGAACTTGGCACATATAACGAATGGAACAAGCAATTTGGGAGCTTATCACTTTGA
- the LOC103485485 gene encoding ATPase family AAA domain-containing protein FIGL1 isoform X4, with product MAGKEEFLSKQTSMLSSLRSSSPSKQQIGDSQPEEDICWRKQVDQNLKRLQSLLFGADCALEKADYSAAQLLGLRLLGFLDSHTHTDVDQAFIHPIRREAVEKIHVARRSLMPESDRQVFEQAKTAPGCVFSMSKDVDFSKITQSKYFQALQHSNGRIINELLARVDKLSTKALEITAEAKDPSLYDHKKTQGVSFTKPEEEGRAHRNMFSSPTRHVRMEITSPKVDNTNSPSGTEDANADFSGNAFVTARTKLEMDAKQKRGLAGSPNTSVSPQCNDNVSYKGYGMRSYGSSRRGVRGNFVPPVRSTGGTAGNMVNSRIGGKGEDTLDDSTKRCLDMLCGPDDELPEKLRNLEPRLIEHVSNEIMDRDPNVRWDDIAGLEHAKKCVTEMVIWPLLRPDIFKGCRSPGRGLLLFGPPGTGKTMIGKAIAGEAKATFFYISASSLTSKWIGEGEKLVRALFGVASCRQPAVIFVDEIDSLLSQRKSEGEHESSRRLKTQFLIEMEGFDNGSEQILLIGATNRPQELDEAARRRLTKRLYIPLPSSEARAWIVRNLLEKDGLFKLSKDEIDTICTLTEGYSGSDMKNLVKDASMGPLREALQQGTDITLLKKEDMRPVNLKDFESAMQEVRPSVSLSELGTYNEWNKQFGSLSL from the exons ATGGCGGGAAAAGAGGAGTTCTTGTCCAAGCAGACCTCAATGCTCTCATCTTTGCGTTCCTCTTCTCCATCCAAACAACAAATCGGTGATTCCCAACCGGAGGAGGACATATGCTGGAGAAAGCAAGTGGACCAGAATCTGAAGAGGCTTCAATCGCTTCTCTTCGGTGCCGATTGTGCCCTCGAGAAAGCCGATTACTCTGCTGCTCAACTTCTCGGTCTCCGTCTTCTTGGATTTCTCGACTCTCATACTCATACCGACGTTGATCAAGCTTTTATTCATCCTATTAGGCGCGAGGCTGTTGAGAAAATTCATGTCGCTCGCCGGTCTCTCATGCCGGAATCCGATCG ACAAGTGTTCGAACAAGCAAAGACCGCCCCAGGATGTGTATTTAGCATGAGCAAGGATGTGGATTTTAGCAAGATTACGCAGTCAAAGTACTTTCAGGCACTTCAACACTCTAATGGAAGGATTATAAATGAATTG CTGGCGAGAGTGGACAAGTTGAGTACCAAGGCACTGGAAATCACTGCAGAAGCTAAG GATCCTTCATTATATGATCATAAAAAAACTCAAGGTGTATCTTTCACAAAACCTGAGGAGGAAGGGCGGGCTCACAGAAACATGTTTTCGTCACCGACAAGGCATGTTCGGATGGAAATAACCAGCCCTAAGGTAGACAATACCAACTCACCTTCGGGTACTGAAGATGCTAATGCTGACTTCTCTGGGAATGCATTTGTCACAGCAAGAACAAAACTG GAAATGGATGCAAAGCAAAAACGAGGACTTGCGGGATCACCAAATACTTCAGTCTCCCCTCAATGCAATGATAATGTTTCATATAAAGGATATGGGATGCGATCATATGGTTCTTCACGCCGTGGAGTGCGTGGTAATTTTGTCCCTCCTGTTAGGTCTACTGGGGGCACTGCTGGAAACATGGTAAATTCACGAATTGGTGGAAAAGGTGAAGATACTTTGGATGACTCAACAAAGAGATG TTTGGACATGTTGTGCGGACCTGATGATGAGCTTCCTGAAAAATTAAGGAACTTGGAGCCTAGACTTATTGAACATGTTAGCAACGAGATTATGGACAGGGATCCTAATGTTCGGTGGGATGATATCG CTGGCCTTGAACATGCAAAAAAGTGTGTAACTGAAATGGTTATATGGCCTTTATTACGTCCTGACATTTTCAAAGGTTGTCGTTCTCCTGGAAGAGGTCTCCTTCTTTTTGGTCCACCG GGAACAGGTAAAACAATGATCGGAAAAGCAATTGCTGGAGAGGCAAAAGCAactttcttttatatatctgCCAGCTCATTAACTAGCAAGTGG ATTGGTGAGGGCGAAAAGCTAGTGAGGGCTCTCTTTGGGGTTGCCAGCTGTCGTCAGCCAGCTGTCATCTTTGTTGATGAAATTGATTCCCTTTTGTCTCAG CGAAAGTCGGAAGGTGAACATGAATCAAGTAGACGACTCAAAACACAGTTCCTTATAGAAATGGAAGGCTTTGACAATGGCAGCGAGCAGATTCTTCTCATAG GAGCAACTAATCGACCACAAGAACTTGATGAAGCTGCAAGGAGACGGCTTACCAAGCGACTTTACATTCCGCTCCCTTCTTCAG AAGCAAGAGCATGGATTGTGCGTAATCTCTTGGAGAAGGATGGACTATTTAAGCTTTCTAAAGACGAAATTGATACGATATGCACTTTGACTGAAG GTTATTCGGGTTCAGACATGAAAAACCTTGTGAAGGACGCTTCAATGGGCCCATTAAGGGAGGCTCTGCAACAAGGCACAGATATCACGTTGCTTAAAAAAGAGGATATGCGGCCTGTAAACCTTAAA GACTTTGAGAGCGCAATGCAAGAGGTGAGGCCCTCTGTTTCTTTGAGCGAACTTGGCACATATAACGAATGGAACAAGCAATTTGGGAGCTTATCACTTTGA
- the LOC103485485 gene encoding ATPase family AAA domain-containing protein FIGL1 isoform X2 — protein sequence MAGKEEFLSKQTSMLSSLRSSSPSKQQIGDSQPEEDICWRKQVDQNLKRLQSLLFGADCALEKADYSAAQLLGLRLLGFLDSHTHTDVDQAFIHPIRREAVEKIHVARRSLMPESDRQVFEQAKTAPGCVFSMSKDVDFSKITQSKYFQALQHSNGRIINELLARVDKLSTKALEITAEAKVTFPLYKKDHGRTSPSLYSLNSSNRFDDCIIVEKDPSLYDHKKTQGVSFTKPEEEGRAHRNMFSSPTRHVRMEITSPKVDNTNSPSGTEDANADFSGNAFVTARTKLEMDAKQKRGLAGSPNTSVSPQCNDNVSYKGYGMRSYGSSRRGVRGNFVPPVRSTGGTAGNMVNSRIGGKGEDTLDDSTKRCLDMLCGPDDELPEKLRNLEPRLIEHVSNEIMDRDPNVRWDDIAGLEHAKKCVTEMVIWPLLRPDIFKGCRSPGRGLLLFGPPGTGKTMIGKAIAGEAKATFFYISASSLTSKWIGEGEKLVRALFGVASCRQPAVIFVDEIDSLLSQRKSEGEHESSRRLKTQFLIEMEGFDNGSEQILLIGATNRPQELDEAARRRLTKRLYIPLPSSEARAWIVRNLLEKDGLFKLSKDEIDTICTLTEGYSGSDMKNLVKDASMGPLREALQQGTDITLLKKEDMRPVNLKDFESAMQEVRPSVSLSELGTYNEWNKQFGSLSL from the exons ATGGCGGGAAAAGAGGAGTTCTTGTCCAAGCAGACCTCAATGCTCTCATCTTTGCGTTCCTCTTCTCCATCCAAACAACAAATCGGTGATTCCCAACCGGAGGAGGACATATGCTGGAGAAAGCAAGTGGACCAGAATCTGAAGAGGCTTCAATCGCTTCTCTTCGGTGCCGATTGTGCCCTCGAGAAAGCCGATTACTCTGCTGCTCAACTTCTCGGTCTCCGTCTTCTTGGATTTCTCGACTCTCATACTCATACCGACGTTGATCAAGCTTTTATTCATCCTATTAGGCGCGAGGCTGTTGAGAAAATTCATGTCGCTCGCCGGTCTCTCATGCCGGAATCCGATCG ACAAGTGTTCGAACAAGCAAAGACCGCCCCAGGATGTGTATTTAGCATGAGCAAGGATGTGGATTTTAGCAAGATTACGCAGTCAAAGTACTTTCAGGCACTTCAACACTCTAATGGAAGGATTATAAATGAATTG CTGGCGAGAGTGGACAAGTTGAGTACCAAGGCACTGGAAATCACTGCAGAAGCTAAGGTTACATTCCCCCTGTATAAAAAAGATCATGGCAGGACAAGTCCTAGTCTGTACTCTTTGAACTCAAGTAATCGCTTTGACGATTGTATTATTGTTGAAAAGGATCCTTCATTATATGATCATAAAAAAACTCAAGGTGTATCTTTCACAAAACCTGAGGAGGAAGGGCGGGCTCACAGAAACATGTTTTCGTCACCGACAAGGCATGTTCGGATGGAAATAACCAGCCCTAAGGTAGACAATACCAACTCACCTTCGGGTACTGAAGATGCTAATGCTGACTTCTCTGGGAATGCATTTGTCACAGCAAGAACAAAACTG GAAATGGATGCAAAGCAAAAACGAGGACTTGCGGGATCACCAAATACTTCAGTCTCCCCTCAATGCAATGATAATGTTTCATATAAAGGATATGGGATGCGATCATATGGTTCTTCACGCCGTGGAGTGCGTGGTAATTTTGTCCCTCCTGTTAGGTCTACTGGGGGCACTGCTGGAAACATGGTAAATTCACGAATTGGTGGAAAAGGTGAAGATACTTTGGATGACTCAACAAAGAGATG TTTGGACATGTTGTGCGGACCTGATGATGAGCTTCCTGAAAAATTAAGGAACTTGGAGCCTAGACTTATTGAACATGTTAGCAACGAGATTATGGACAGGGATCCTAATGTTCGGTGGGATGATATCG CTGGCCTTGAACATGCAAAAAAGTGTGTAACTGAAATGGTTATATGGCCTTTATTACGTCCTGACATTTTCAAAGGTTGTCGTTCTCCTGGAAGAGGTCTCCTTCTTTTTGGTCCACCG GGAACAGGTAAAACAATGATCGGAAAAGCAATTGCTGGAGAGGCAAAAGCAactttcttttatatatctgCCAGCTCATTAACTAGCAAGTGG ATTGGTGAGGGCGAAAAGCTAGTGAGGGCTCTCTTTGGGGTTGCCAGCTGTCGTCAGCCAGCTGTCATCTTTGTTGATGAAATTGATTCCCTTTTGTCTCAG CGAAAGTCGGAAGGTGAACATGAATCAAGTAGACGACTCAAAACACAGTTCCTTATAGAAATGGAAGGCTTTGACAATGGCAGCGAGCAGATTCTTCTCATAG GAGCAACTAATCGACCACAAGAACTTGATGAAGCTGCAAGGAGACGGCTTACCAAGCGACTTTACATTCCGCTCCCTTCTTCAG AAGCAAGAGCATGGATTGTGCGTAATCTCTTGGAGAAGGATGGACTATTTAAGCTTTCTAAAGACGAAATTGATACGATATGCACTTTGACTGAAG GTTATTCGGGTTCAGACATGAAAAACCTTGTGAAGGACGCTTCAATGGGCCCATTAAGGGAGGCTCTGCAACAAGGCACAGATATCACGTTGCTTAAAAAAGAGGATATGCGGCCTGTAAACCTTAAA GACTTTGAGAGCGCAATGCAAGAGGTGAGGCCCTCTGTTTCTTTGAGCGAACTTGGCACATATAACGAATGGAACAAGCAATTTGGGAGCTTATCACTTTGA